CAGCCTTACCGGCACCGATTTAGAAGTGGAGTTAATCACTCAAATTCACTTAGAAAGTCCATCGGAAGAAGGTGAGATCACGGTACCCGCACGTAAATTACTCAACATTTGCAGAGGTTTATCTGACCCTTGTGAAATAAAGTTTCAAGTTAAAGATGATAGAGTAACTGTGCGCTCAGGGCGAAGTCGTTACTTACTTTCATCTCTTCCTGCGAGTGATTTTCCCAACATAGAATCTTGGAAAAGTCTGGCTGAATTTAATGTTGCTCAAAAAGAATTTAAAAAATTAATTGAGTTTACGCAGTTTGCAATGGCAAGCCAAGACGTACGTTATTATCTAAACGGTATGTATTTTGAAGCCTCCGGTGACTCTTTACGTAGCGTTGCGACAGATGGTCACCGACTTGCATCTTGCGCTATTAAATTAAGCACACCAATAGAAGAGCAGTCTTTAATTGTTCCCCGAAAAGGCGTCGTTGAACTGGTTAAGCTTCTCGATAATGAACAAGAAAATGTCACTATCCAAATTGGTAAAAATAATTTACGCGCCATTATTGGCAACTTTATTTTCACCAGTAAGTTAGTTGATGGACGTTTCCCTGATTATCGACGCGTTATCCCTCGTAACGGCGATAAAGAGCTGATAGCGAGCCGTGAATCTCTAAAACAAGCATTTACTCGTGCGGCCATATTATCGAATGAGAAGTTCCGTGGTGTACGTTTAACCTTGTCTAAAAATTTATTGCAAATTACCGCAAATAATCCAGAAAGAGAAGAAGCGGA
The sequence above is a segment of the Psychromonas sp. CNPT3 genome. Coding sequences within it:
- the dnaN gene encoding DNA polymerase III subunit beta, producing MQFSISREAFLRPLQLVAGSVAGGRPALPIMANILIQIKDGILSLTGTDLEVELITQIHLESPSEEGEITVPARKLLNICRGLSDPCEIKFQVKDDRVTVRSGRSRYLLSSLPASDFPNIESWKSLAEFNVAQKEFKKLIEFTQFAMASQDVRYYLNGMYFEASGDSLRSVATDGHRLASCAIKLSTPIEEQSLIVPRKGVVELVKLLDNEQENVTIQIGKNNLRAIIGNFIFTSKLVDGRFPDYRRVIPRNGDKELIASRESLKQAFTRAAILSNEKFRGVRLTLSKNLLQITANNPEREEAEEYIDIDYQASDLEIGFNVSYVLDVLNTLKSEKIKITFSSSAHSALIESIDADDDALYVLMPMRL